One window of the Panulirus ornatus isolate Po-2019 chromosome 12, ASM3632096v1, whole genome shotgun sequence genome contains the following:
- the LOC139751781 gene encoding glutathione S-transferase Mu 4-like, with translation MAPVLGYWNIRGLAQPIRLLLEYVGTEFEDKYYECGPAPDYNKSCWFDTKFSFGFDFPNLPYYIDGDVKVTQSNAILRYIARKHGMCGKTEEEMIRVDILENQAMDFRNGFVRLCYLEYNVKKQQYLDALPKTIKLFSDFLGSRTWFAGDN, from the coding sequence ATGGCGCCTGTCCTTGGTTACTGGAACATCCGTGGTCTGGCCCAACCAATCAGACTTTTGCTGGAATATGTCGGCACAGAATTTGAAGACAAATACTATGAATGTGGTCCTGCACCAGACTACAACAAGTCATGTTGGTTTGATACCAAGTTCAGCTTTGGTTTCGACTTTCCAAACCTTCCATATTACATTGATGGGGATGTGAAGGTCACACAGAGTAATGCAATCTTGCGTTACATTGCACGAAAACATGGCATGTGTGGCAAGACAGAGGAAGAGATGATTCGTGTTGACATACTCGAGAACCAGGCAATGGATTTCAGAAATGGCTTTGTTAGACTTTGCTACCTTGAATATAATGTCAAGAAGCAGCAGTATTTGGATGCTCTTCCCAAGACTATAAAGCTGTTCTCTGATTTTCTTGGAAGCCGAACCTGGTTTGCTGGAGACaattga